One Fimbriimonadia bacterium genomic window, CGTGCGGCTTCCTCGCGCGGATGAACGCTGCCATGATACCTCCGTCCAGTCGCAGTCTCTCCTCGGTATCCAACAGACCAAGGGCCCCCGGTTTCAGACCCACTGACTCCGCGTCGGCAAACGTGTAGCGGCGCGTCGGCTCCACACTCACTTCGATAAAGCCTGCCGCCTCCAGCCTCCGCACGTAGTCGGTCCGTTCCAGTGCCCCCGCGATGCACCCGACGAACAACTCCATGTCCTTTCGCACCGCCTCTGGCAGTTCGCCCTCCACTACCACGTCCGACACGGCGAAGCGTCCGCCCGGGCGCAGCACGCGAAAGGCTTCTGCGAACACTCGGTCCTTGTCCGCCGATAGGTTGATCACGCAGTTCGAGATGATCACGTCTACGCTATCGTCTGGGAGCGGGATGGCCTCGATGTGTCCCTTCAAGAACCGAACATTCTCGAGGCCGGCAGCTTCCCGATTGCGCTCGGCCAGATCCAGCATCTCGTCCGTCATGTCTAGGCCGTAAGCAAACCCGGACGGTCCCACGCGCTTGGCGGACAGCAGTACGTCAATTCCGCCGCCACTCCCTAGGTCCAGGACCGTTTCTCCTTCTCTGAGTTCTGCCAATGCGGTCGGGTTACCACAGCCCAACGACGCCAGCACGGCCTGCTCCGGCAGCGTTTCAGTCTCCATACGGCTGTAAAGATCCGCCGTTATTGGATCGCAGCCTCCCGAGCCGCAGCAACTGCCCTTCTCGCCCGAGATCACGTGCAAGGCTGCCCCCGCGTATCTCTCTCGTACGGCCTGCTCTATCTGCTCGGACCGGTCGTTCTCATCTGCCATCACTCGTCGCTCCTTCCTCGACGCAACACTCCTCGGCGGCCTCCACGAAGTTTGCTAGTGCTCGAACTGCCTCCGGGTTGACAGAACAGATCAGGTGTCGGCCCTGCCTGGTGACGTCAATCAGGCCCGACGTGCGTAGCTCCTTCAGGTGAAAGGAGACGGCCGAAGACACCCGCTCCTCGCCGGTGACGTGGCAGCACACCTCGCCCACAGTCTGGCCGTGCACGCGGCGGACATCGCCGGAATCGTCCATGGCCACGGGACGGCAGACGTCCCGCAGGAAGCAGAAGATCCGAAGCCGCGTCGGTTCGCCCAGCGCCTTGAAGTATCTTGCGAGCTTGATTTGGTCCGGTGTCATCGCGTCTTTGCGATAATTATAGAACTATTGAAGTGTTGAGCCCGCGGAGGAGCCCCAAGCCGGGACTATCGCCCCCTCATCTACCGAATGAGGTCCTCTGCCGGACGCCGCTACCTGGTCCGCCCCGAGCGCTGCTGAAGCGCCGAGCGCACCATCACGAACTCGCCGATGTTCTCGGCGGTAATCATCCCCACCAGTTGCCCGCGGCTCAGCACCGGCAAAGAATGGCAGTCGGAGGCCTGGATGCGCTGAAACCCGACGTCCAGCATCTGCTCGGCGTCGAGCGCGTCGCAGGTACGCCGCATCGCGTTCGAGACTGGCTGGCTAGGGCCTCCGGTTGTCAGCGCGTTCACTAGGTCCTGCCGAGTCAGGACCCCGATCACTACACCGTTCTCCAAGACCGGGAAGTCCTGTTGGTAGCCCGCAAGGAGGGCATCTACGGCGGTCTGAAGAGGTGCGTTGGAGTCTAGCGTCTGGAACTGCGTCACCATCGCCTCCCGTACCGGCACGTTCTCGAAGGATGCGCGCATTACCGCCGCGGACGCCTCGCCCGCCGCTCCCAGGTACACGAACAGTGCGATGAAGATCAAAAACGGGTGGCCGATCCACAGCCCGATGAAGCCGAAAATGAATGCCATGCCTTGGCCGAGGCCCGCAGCAACCTGGGTCGCCTGAGCGTATGGCATGCGCATGGCGAGTAGAGCACGCAAGACCCTTCCGCCGTCCATCGGGAAGGCCGGCAGCATGTTGAACACCACCAGCCAGATGTTCACCACCATCAGCTTCGGGAGCAACCCGCCGCCAACGATCTGCACTCGCGAAAGATCCTTCAGCCCGTCGCTGATGGAAAGGGCGATGTACAGCGCGATCGCGATTACTACGTTTACGGCGGGACCCGCCAGCGCCACCCACAGTTCTTGCCGTGGGTCGTCCGGCATTCGCTCGAGCCGGGCCACGCCGCCGATGGGCAGGAGCGTTATGTCCCGTGTCTTGATGCCGTAGCGCTTAGCGGTCAGAGCGTGTCCGAACTCGTGCAGAACCACGCAGAGAAACAGCAGCAAGGTGAAGAGTACGCCGCCGAGCGCGGTAGCGAGGTTGTGCCCCTGCTCGAAGTGAACCCACAACACGAACCCGATGATGAGAAGGAACGTGGCGTGGATGTACACGGGGATACCCGAGATAGTCGCGATCCTCCAAGACCATTTCATGCTGCATTTCCTTTCAGCGTTGCGCGAGCCATGCTACCGATTCGTTACGTGATGAACCGTGCCTGCGACACGAAAGGCCCTGAGAAGCGATGCAATGGAGCGGGAGAAGGGAGTCGAACCCTCGACATTCAGCTTGGGAAGCTGACGTTCTACCGCTGAACTACTCCCGCTCAACGGCTGAAGTATAGCCCCGTCTGCACAGCGTGTCAAGGAACGGGTGTGCAGGAGGCTGATATCGGCGACTCCTATGTCTCCATCCGCCCTCGAGGCTGAGCCGGTATGAGCCTGAGGTGTCCGAAACCGCCATGGTGAGACCGTCATGCTGAGCCTGTCGAAGCATCGGATCATGTACCGCACCCTCTCGGTCTCCCTGGGCACGTTCGCCTCTCTTAGATGCATGCTTCGACAGGCTCAGCATGACGACAGCGATTGGGCTCGGAGGGTTACGACGGGCTCAGCATGACGGTTGCAACCGGCTCAGCCTCGAGGGCGGATGGAGATATGGGGATTTTTTCCGCCCGCCCATGGCACCCGGCCTCACGACAGGGCTTCCCTTGACCTGTGACCGTGTGGCGTGTCAGGCTATTCCTTAATATGAAGGACGAAGTTCTGCTGACCAAGGCGGGCCGCGACAGGCTGCTGCAAGAGCTGCAGGAAC contains:
- a CDS encoding arsenite methyltransferase produces the protein MADENDRSEQIEQAVRERYAGAALHVISGEKGSCCGSGGCDPITADLYSRMETETLPEQAVLASLGCGNPTALAELREGETVLDLGSGGGIDVLLSAKRVGPSGFAYGLDMTDEMLDLAERNREAAGLENVRFLKGHIEAIPLPDDSVDVIISNCVINLSADKDRVFAEAFRVLRPGGRFAVSDVVVEGELPEAVRKDMELFVGCIAGALERTDYVRRLEAAGFIEVSVEPTRRYTFADAESVGLKPGALGLLDTEERLRLDGGIMAAFIRARKPHA
- a CDS encoding helix-turn-helix transcriptional regulator; the protein is MTPDQIKLARYFKALGEPTRLRIFCFLRDVCRPVAMDDSGDVRRVHGQTVGEVCCHVTGEERVSSAVSFHLKELRTSGLIDVTRQGRHLICSVNPEAVRALANFVEAAEECCVEEGATSDGR
- a CDS encoding site-2 protease family protein, translated to MKWSWRIATISGIPVYIHATFLLIIGFVLWVHFEQGHNLATALGGVLFTLLLFLCVVLHEFGHALTAKRYGIKTRDITLLPIGGVARLERMPDDPRQELWVALAGPAVNVVIAIALYIALSISDGLKDLSRVQIVGGGLLPKLMVVNIWLVVFNMLPAFPMDGGRVLRALLAMRMPYAQATQVAAGLGQGMAFIFGFIGLWIGHPFLIFIALFVYLGAAGEASAAVMRASFENVPVREAMVTQFQTLDSNAPLQTAVDALLAGYQQDFPVLENGVVIGVLTRQDLVNALTTGGPSQPVSNAMRRTCDALDAEQMLDVGFQRIQASDCHSLPVLSRGQLVGMITAENIGEFVMVRSALQQRSGRTR